One Anaerohalosphaeraceae bacterium DNA segment encodes these proteins:
- a CDS encoding prepilin-type N-terminal cleavage/methylation domain-containing protein, protein MTSKGFTLLEVLIVVAVLGILAAIVIPQMHGQTLAAKESTAKDTLQIWRTQIELYKMQHGGLAPGYVKGPVSMISVPIDNQIIGTSDEKGMARTDTVPTAPYLYGPYLKSLPKNPFNNLKTIAYVGDSETFESKADGKSGWLYKRSTADIRLNWPGTDSRGEKYVDY, encoded by the coding sequence ATGACCTCAAAAGGGTTTACCTTATTGGAAGTGCTGATTGTCGTGGCCGTGTTAGGCATTCTTGCGGCGATAGTGATTCCCCAGATGCACGGGCAGACCCTTGCGGCCAAGGAAAGCACGGCGAAGGATACGCTTCAAATCTGGCGAACGCAGATAGAATTGTACAAAATGCAGCACGGTGGACTGGCCCCGGGGTATGTAAAGGGGCCGGTCAGTATGATTTCGGTACCTATTGATAATCAGATAATTGGGACTTCCGATGAAAAGGGGATGGCCCGCACTGATACGGTGCCGACGGCTCCTTATTTATATGGACCTTATTTGAAAAGTCTTCCGAAAAATCCTTTTAATAATCTGAAGACGATTGCCTACGTTGGCGACAGCGAAACGTTTGAATCCAAAGCGGACGGCAAGTCAGGCTGGCTGTATAAACGGTCCACAGCAGATATCCGTCTGAACTGGCCCGGGACGGACAGCCGCGGAGAGAAGTATGTGGATTATTGA
- a CDS encoding alpha-amylase family glycosyl hydrolase — protein sequence MPKKSVCLRLLLLWLTAPLWAAVPSTRPGMGAIPYATGTTFRVWAPNASSVAVAGNFNNWSTTANPLAYEGNGLWSADVEGAALYQQYKYVINGSLWKIDPRARDVVSSTGNGVIVSTSHTWSPFTLPPWNEMVIYELHIGTFHDTPGGSPGTWLSAIDKLDHLQSLGINVIELLPVAEFPTDFSAGYNPCNLFAPESAYGTPAQMRQFIDACHQRGIAVLLDVVYNHWGPADLGYSLWQFDGFSTYPDTGGIYFYENNFRYTPWGDRPNFDSGPVRSFIRDNVMYWLTDFNLDGIRMDGTAYIREVDIGGPEIPAGWSLMQWINNEIDAAFPAKISIAEDMRDNDWLTKPVGVGGAGFDSQWDPGFHHKVVAALETAYDDYRNMWDIRDAIAHLYNGWDTQRVIYTENHDEAGSASGKSRVPTRIWPEYPDSYYSKKRSTLGAGLVLTSPGIPLLFMGQEFLESGSWNDGTPLDWSKNTTFAGIRQLYTDLISLRRNRTGLTKGLMAKNVNVFHVNNSAKVIAFHRWWNGGPRDDVVIAANFSYQGFPNYNIGFPRPGRWRVRFNSDWNGYDTAFGNWSTLDVLASAGPKDGLPYNADISIAPYSLVIFSQGTTPDLNNSGAVDLNDWALFADRWQSDCEPWDACGGADFNLSGRVDVEDLAFFVQHWLQQ from the coding sequence ATGCCCAAAAAGAGTGTTTGTCTGCGTCTGCTTCTTTTGTGGCTGACAGCTCCCTTATGGGCCGCTGTCCCCTCCACACGTCCGGGCATGGGAGCCATTCCCTATGCTACCGGCACCACCTTCCGAGTTTGGGCACCGAACGCCTCCTCCGTAGCCGTCGCCGGCAATTTCAATAACTGGAGCACCACCGCAAACCCTCTGGCCTATGAGGGTAACGGCCTTTGGTCCGCCGATGTCGAAGGAGCCGCCCTTTACCAGCAATATAAATATGTCATCAACGGTTCTCTCTGGAAAATCGACCCTCGCGCTCGGGATGTTGTAAGTTCCACCGGCAACGGAGTCATTGTAAGCACCAGCCATACCTGGAGCCCCTTTACCCTCCCGCCCTGGAACGAAATGGTCATTTATGAGCTGCACATCGGGACCTTCCATGATACCCCCGGCGGCAGCCCCGGCACCTGGCTGTCCGCTATCGATAAACTCGACCATCTCCAATCGCTCGGAATCAATGTGATCGAGCTTCTGCCTGTCGCGGAATTCCCGACCGATTTCTCGGCCGGATACAATCCATGCAATCTCTTTGCACCTGAAAGCGCCTATGGCACCCCCGCCCAAATGCGTCAGTTCATCGATGCCTGTCACCAGCGCGGCATCGCCGTCCTTCTGGACGTCGTGTACAACCACTGGGGACCAGCGGACCTGGGATATTCTCTCTGGCAGTTTGACGGCTTCAGCACCTATCCGGACACCGGCGGTATTTATTTCTATGAAAACAACTTTCGCTATACCCCCTGGGGGGACCGACCCAATTTCGACAGCGGACCAGTCCGTTCCTTTATTCGCGACAATGTGATGTACTGGCTGACCGACTTCAACCTCGACGGCATCCGTATGGACGGCACCGCCTACATTCGCGAAGTGGACATCGGCGGCCCTGAAATCCCAGCCGGATGGTCCCTGATGCAGTGGATTAATAACGAAATCGACGCCGCCTTCCCCGCCAAAATCTCCATCGCCGAGGATATGCGGGACAATGACTGGCTTACCAAACCCGTCGGCGTCGGCGGAGCCGGTTTCGATTCCCAATGGGATCCCGGCTTTCATCACAAAGTCGTCGCCGCCCTCGAAACCGCCTATGACGACTACCGCAATATGTGGGACATCCGCGATGCAATTGCGCATCTGTACAACGGATGGGACACGCAGCGGGTCATCTATACCGAAAACCACGACGAGGCCGGCTCCGCCAGCGGAAAATCCCGCGTCCCGACACGAATCTGGCCCGAATATCCCGACAGCTACTATTCCAAAAAACGCTCGACGCTCGGCGCCGGTCTGGTTCTGACCAGTCCCGGCATCCCGCTTCTTTTCATGGGCCAGGAATTCCTCGAAAGTGGTTCCTGGAACGACGGCACCCCGCTGGACTGGAGCAAAAACACAACCTTTGCAGGCATCCGGCAGCTTTATACAGACCTGATTTCTCTCCGCCGAAACCGCACAGGCCTGACGAAGGGCCTCATGGCTAAAAATGTCAATGTCTTTCACGTCAACAACTCCGCCAAGGTTATCGCTTTTCACCGCTGGTGGAACGGCGGACCGCGGGATGATGTCGTCATCGCCGCCAACTTTTCCTATCAGGGCTTCCCCAACTACAACATCGGCTTTCCCCGCCCGGGACGCTGGCGAGTCCGCTTCAACAGCGACTGGAACGGCTACGACACTGCCTTTGGAAACTGGAGCACCCTGGATGTTTTGGCGTCCGCAGGTCCCAAAGACGGACTGCCTTACAATGCCGACATCAGCATCGCCCCCTATTCTCTGGTCATCTTCTCACAGGGTACAACGCCCGACCTGAACAATTCGGGGGCGGTGGACTTAAACGACTGGGCGCTCTTCGCCGACCGATGGCAGTCTGACTGCGAGCCGTGGGATGCCTGCGGCGGGGCTGATTTCAATCTGTCCGGACGGGTCGATGTGGAGGATTTGGCTTTCTTTGTTCAGCATTGGCTTCAGCAGTAA
- a CDS encoding glycoside hydrolase family 31 protein, whose amino-acid sequence MNPKMLSLLIFSAFLSFAPARVLWEESFTQPDSFQVSEQAQWIDGSLDFPFHQETGGRLRLKDGNQGITFPADFLKDIPPGQTLYISFLLRNLTDSNKEKYAGLFFYQDDRELFGVGNDWASDHFAYWSSDGRGVPIGQIPTTVDKHVHRIVLRIRQNPQGPEQIRIWLNPLDARPENSQPSNLISDLEQELFFNQIRLRTGNQSNTWEFDELRIGTDWQSVTRPDNGPGEYFSELLKSADIPGKSEKVAPQIARFWPKGADESKALPSFALEKPRPSIGTLASDWKVRPKFAHVDGRKYVLVELSPDIDLYGTGEVTGRLLRNGTQIVLYNKDNYGYGKPDQLYQSHPWVLAVRPDGSAFGVLFDTPWQARLDLRTGIVFSVPAQAPDFPVYVLEGRTPQEVLQHLADLTGRMPMPPRWALGYHQCRYSYYPDSRVRQIAETFRAKQIPCDVIWLDIDYMDGFRIFTFDSSRFPDPKGLNQHLHTLGFKTVWMIDPGVKYEPGYFVYDSGTQEDIWVLDAAGKPFVGPVWPGNCVFPDFTMPKARRWWAALYKDFLEMGIDGVWNDMNEPAAFNETGTMPDNCFHRGGDSLPCGPHIQYHNVYGMLMVKASREGILQARPDKRPFILSRANFLGGHRYAATWTGDNKAVWEHLKWSIPMSLNLGLSGQPFSGPDIGGFDGNATPELWAHWIAVGAFYPFSRAHTVKESNDQEPWSFGPETEKAARIALQRRYRLMPYLYTLFYESHKTGLPAARPVLFVEPENPSLRTEDQAFLLGSDLLVIPRWAVNPSLPAGIWRTVSLVDGDAAGNPYQCELKVRGGAILPLGKVVQNTDENFLEELTLLVCLDENGTAKGTLYEDAGDGWEFEKGQYLLTEYTARQDGKTVSVQISRQEGQRPRPLRKVSVELITEKGIQKTQGDETKTITLNLDD is encoded by the coding sequence ATGAACCCCAAAATGCTTTCCCTGCTTATTTTTTCGGCCTTTCTTTCCTTCGCTCCCGCACGCGTTCTCTGGGAGGAATCGTTCACGCAACCTGATTCATTTCAGGTTTCCGAACAAGCCCAATGGATAGACGGCAGTCTGGATTTCCCGTTTCATCAGGAAACCGGCGGCCGACTGCGGCTGAAAGACGGCAATCAGGGAATTACATTTCCTGCTGATTTTCTCAAAGACATTCCGCCCGGACAAACTCTTTACATCAGTTTCCTGCTCCGCAATCTGACGGACAGCAATAAAGAAAAATACGCAGGACTCTTCTTCTATCAGGATGACCGCGAGCTCTTCGGCGTCGGCAACGACTGGGCTTCCGACCATTTCGCTTATTGGAGTTCTGACGGACGAGGCGTTCCTATCGGACAGATTCCCACAACTGTAGACAAACACGTCCACCGGATTGTTCTGCGAATCCGGCAGAATCCGCAGGGCCCCGAACAAATCCGAATCTGGCTCAATCCCCTCGACGCCCGACCGGAAAACTCCCAGCCCTCCAATCTCATCAGCGACCTGGAACAGGAATTATTCTTCAATCAAATCCGCCTGCGCACCGGAAATCAATCCAATACCTGGGAATTCGATGAGCTGCGCATCGGAACCGATTGGCAGTCAGTCACCCGTCCGGACAACGGCCCCGGAGAATATTTTTCAGAACTCCTGAAATCAGCCGATATCCCGGGCAAGTCCGAAAAGGTCGCTCCCCAAATCGCCCGCTTCTGGCCGAAAGGAGCCGATGAATCCAAAGCCCTGCCCTCCTTCGCTCTCGAGAAACCGCGTCCTTCCATCGGTACACTTGCCTCTGATTGGAAAGTCAGACCGAAGTTTGCACATGTCGATGGACGAAAATACGTCCTGGTCGAACTGTCCCCCGACATCGACCTGTACGGCACCGGCGAGGTCACCGGACGTCTCCTCCGCAACGGCACGCAAATCGTCCTCTACAACAAAGACAATTACGGCTACGGCAAACCCGATCAGCTTTATCAGTCCCACCCCTGGGTCTTGGCTGTCCGTCCGGACGGCTCGGCCTTCGGTGTCCTCTTTGACACCCCCTGGCAGGCCCGGCTGGACTTAAGAACCGGCATCGTTTTTTCCGTGCCGGCTCAGGCCCCCGACTTTCCCGTCTATGTCCTCGAGGGACGAACCCCCCAGGAAGTCCTGCAGCATCTGGCCGACCTGACCGGACGGATGCCGATGCCCCCGCGCTGGGCATTAGGGTATCATCAGTGCCGCTATTCCTACTACCCCGACAGCCGCGTCCGTCAAATTGCCGAAACCTTCCGTGCCAAACAAATCCCCTGCGATGTTATCTGGCTCGACATCGACTATATGGACGGCTTTCGTATCTTTACCTTTGATTCTTCCCGCTTCCCTGACCCCAAAGGCCTGAATCAGCATCTTCACACTCTCGGCTTTAAAACCGTCTGGATGATTGACCCGGGGGTCAAATATGAACCCGGCTATTTCGTCTATGACAGCGGAACCCAAGAAGACATCTGGGTCCTCGATGCCGCCGGAAAACCCTTCGTCGGACCGGTCTGGCCCGGGAACTGCGTCTTTCCCGATTTCACCATGCCCAAAGCCCGCCGCTGGTGGGCCGCTTTGTACAAAGACTTTCTCGAGATGGGCATTGACGGCGTCTGGAATGATATGAACGAGCCGGCCGCCTTCAACGAGACAGGAACCATGCCGGACAACTGCTTTCATCGCGGCGGAGACAGCCTGCCCTGCGGCCCCCACATCCAATACCACAATGTCTATGGAATGCTGATGGTCAAGGCCTCCCGCGAAGGAATCCTTCAGGCACGGCCCGACAAACGCCCCTTCATCCTTTCCCGAGCCAATTTCCTCGGCGGCCATCGCTACGCCGCCACCTGGACCGGCGACAACAAAGCCGTCTGGGAGCACTTGAAATGGTCGATTCCGATGTCCCTGAATCTCGGCCTGTCAGGCCAACCCTTCAGCGGCCCGGACATCGGCGGTTTTGACGGCAACGCAACGCCGGAATTGTGGGCACACTGGATTGCTGTCGGGGCCTTTTATCCGTTCAGCCGGGCCCATACCGTCAAGGAGTCCAACGACCAGGAACCCTGGTCTTTCGGTCCGGAAACGGAAAAAGCCGCCCGCATCGCCCTGCAGAGACGGTATCGCCTGATGCCTTACCTGTACACCCTCTTTTACGAATCGCACAAAACCGGCCTGCCGGCGGCTCGCCCCGTTTTGTTTGTCGAACCTGAAAATCCATCCCTTCGAACGGAAGATCAGGCCTTTCTCCTCGGCAGCGACCTGCTGGTGATTCCCCGCTGGGCCGTCAACCCCTCCCTGCCTGCCGGCATCTGGCGAACCGTTTCCCTGGTAGACGGTGACGCCGCCGGCAACCCGTACCAATGCGAACTGAAGGTTCGCGGCGGAGCCATTTTGCCGCTCGGAAAAGTCGTCCAGAATACCGATGAAAACTTTTTGGAGGAGCTGACCCTTCTGGTTTGTCTCGATGAGAACGGAACCGCCAAAGGCACCCTTTATGAAGATGCCGGCGACGGCTGGGAATTCGAAAAAGGACAATACCTGCTCACAGAATACACCGCCCGCCAGGATGGGAAAACGGTCTCGGTTCAAATCAGCCGTCAGGAAGGGCAAAGGCCGCGGCCTCTGCGAAAGGTCAGTGTGGAACTGATAACGGAAAAAGGTATCCAAAAAACTCAAGGAGATGAAACAAAAACCATCACCCTAAATCTGGATGATTAA
- a CDS encoding PEP-CTERM sorting domain-containing protein produces the protein MKKGTWMMGLVCLLTAAVPVSAFTPVLDGILNEWTGPGIVNLGTQPGIDTGTYALLAGWDDSNLYIAVDRNSTNRYLGDDYWAHDSFFFAIDTDGIAGSGASQDGYGILSFAGTMRPDFIYCYAGGAGWYETCNWTGTYWNWNGWTNAGTYYGWNEDYPNDEMTIPLSVIGGSRQVMVWAWMTREGIYDTVDASWPAGTTGYRPVFGDGAMIPEPASLTLFGLGGLLLAVRRKK, from the coding sequence ATGAAAAAAGGAACGTGGATGATGGGTTTGGTATGTTTGCTGACGGCCGCTGTACCCGTTTCGGCCTTCACACCGGTCTTGGATGGAATTCTGAATGAATGGACAGGTCCCGGAATTGTCAATCTGGGCACACAGCCCGGCATCGACACGGGCACCTATGCTCTGCTGGCCGGCTGGGACGACAGTAACCTCTACATCGCTGTCGATCGCAATTCGACCAACCGCTATCTCGGCGATGACTACTGGGCTCACGATTCGTTCTTCTTTGCCATTGACACCGACGGCATCGCCGGCAGCGGCGCTTCGCAGGACGGCTACGGCATCCTGTCTTTTGCCGGTACCATGCGGCCTGACTTTATCTATTGTTATGCAGGCGGTGCGGGCTGGTATGAAACCTGCAATTGGACCGGCACGTACTGGAACTGGAACGGCTGGACTAACGCCGGCACCTATTACGGCTGGAACGAGGATTATCCCAACGATGAAATGACCATTCCCCTGTCTGTCATCGGCGGCTCCCGCCAGGTGATGGTCTGGGCGTGGATGACCCGCGAAGGCATCTATGACACCGTTGATGCCTCCTGGCCCGCCGGAACAACCGGATACCGCCCTGTGTTCGGGGACGGAGCCATGATACCTGAACCGGCAAGTTTAACCCTGTTCGGACTTGGCGGTCTGCTTCTGGCCGTACGCAGGAAAAAATAA